The following proteins come from a genomic window of Pseudomonas sp. MAG733B:
- a CDS encoding sulfurtransferase TusA family protein: MIDAVAHDVELDASGLNCPLPLLKAKMELNRMASGAVLKVIATDAGSQRDFRTFARLAGHTLLREEDEAGVYRYWLKKA, from the coding sequence ATGATCGATGCTGTAGCCCATGACGTTGAGCTGGACGCCAGCGGCCTGAATTGTCCGTTGCCGTTGCTCAAGGCCAAGATGGAGCTCAATCGAATGGCCAGCGGTGCGGTGCTCAAGGTGATCGCCACCGATGCGGGTTCGCAGCGTGACTTTCGCACCTTTGCCCGATTGGCCGGTCATACGCTGCTTCGTGAAGAAGATGAGGCGGGCGTGTACCGCTACTGGTTGAAAAAGGCCTGA
- a CDS encoding DUF1508 domain-containing protein, with translation MYFEIYRQTRGSVMTGKGQWRWRLRAGNHETIASGEAYVNRSDCVHAISLIKGTCDQTPVNEI, from the coding sequence ATGTATTTTGAGATTTACAGGCAAACCCGTGGCTCTGTCATGACTGGAAAAGGCCAGTGGCGGTGGCGTTTGCGGGCGGGGAATCATGAAACGATTGCCAGTGGCGAGGCTTACGTCAACAGGTCGGATTGTGTGCATGCGATCAGTTTGATCAAGGGGACTTGCGATCAGACGCCGGTCAATGAGATCTAG
- the dapA gene encoding 4-hydroxy-tetrahydrodipicolinate synthase has protein sequence MIAGSMVALVTPMDAQGRLDWDSLSKLVDFHLQNGTHAIVAVGTTGESATLDVNEHIEVIRAVVKQVNGRIPVIAGTGANSTREAVELTRNAKEAGADACLLVVPYYNKPTQEGLYQHFKHIAESVDIPQILYNVPGRTSCDMQAETVIRLSTVPNIIGIKEATGDLVRAKAIIDGVSKDFIVLSGDDPTAVELILLGGKGNISVTANVAPREMADLCEAALKGDAATARAINEKLMPLHKDLFIEANPIPVKWALVEMGLMHEGIRLPLTWLSAPCHETLRTALCQCSVLV, from the coding sequence ATGATTGCGGGCAGTATGGTGGCACTGGTCACACCCATGGATGCACAGGGTCGTCTCGACTGGGACAGCCTGAGCAAACTGGTGGACTTTCACCTGCAAAACGGCACCCACGCCATCGTGGCGGTCGGCACTACAGGTGAGTCGGCCACCCTTGATGTGAACGAACACATCGAAGTGATCCGCGCCGTGGTCAAGCAGGTCAACGGTCGTATTCCGGTGATCGCCGGTACCGGCGCCAACTCGACTCGTGAAGCCGTCGAGCTGACCCGTAACGCCAAAGAGGCCGGCGCCGACGCCTGCCTGCTGGTGGTGCCGTATTACAACAAGCCGACCCAGGAAGGCCTGTACCAGCACTTCAAGCACATCGCCGAATCCGTCGACATCCCTCAGATCCTCTATAACGTTCCTGGCCGCACCTCCTGCGACATGCAGGCCGAGACCGTGATCCGCCTGTCCACCGTGCCGAACATCATCGGTATCAAGGAAGCCACTGGCGACCTGGTGCGTGCCAAGGCGATCATTGATGGCGTAAGCAAGGACTTCATCGTTCTTTCCGGCGATGATCCGACGGCGGTCGAGCTCATCCTGCTCGGCGGCAAGGGCAACATTTCCGTCACCGCCAACGTCGCTCCGCGCGAAATGGCCGATCTGTGCGAGGCCGCTCTCAAGGGTGACGCCGCGACCGCTCGTGCCATCAACGAAAAACTGATGCCGCTGCACAAAGACCTGTTCATCGAAGCCAACCCGATTCCGGTGAAGTGGGCTTTGGTTGAAATGGGCCTGATGCACGAAGGCATCCGCCTGCCGCTGACCTGGCTGAGCGCACCTTGTCATGAAACGCTTCGCACGGCCCTGTGCCAGTGCAGCGTCCTGGTTTAA
- a CDS encoding LysR family transcriptional regulator yields MNRNELRKADINLMVVFETLMLERNVTKVAKKLFLGQPTISSALNRLRTMFNDPLFIRVGHRMEPTARAEEIFRHLSPALDSLSVALSLTHDFDPSSSTMTFRIGMSDDVEFGLLPPLLRALRQEAPKVVFVVQNVDYWRIPDLLASGDITVGVSQTRGLPANAKRKLLRHIHPCVLRADASDTPLTVDEYCSRPHVLVSHIANVSGFADEWLAQIGRARQVVLSVPQYSSLPALLAGTDLIASLPDYTAEAMAASGQLFKEPFPFKTPTLELSMVWLSHVDSDPAERWLRSRLEAFMGERNLLSLPQ; encoded by the coding sequence ATGAATCGCAACGAACTACGCAAGGCCGACATCAACCTGATGGTGGTGTTTGAAACGTTGATGCTTGAGCGCAACGTCACCAAAGTGGCGAAGAAGCTGTTTCTCGGTCAGCCGACCATCAGCTCGGCGCTCAATCGCTTGCGTACGATGTTCAATGATCCGTTGTTCATTCGAGTCGGTCATCGCATGGAACCGACGGCACGGGCCGAAGAGATTTTTCGGCACCTGTCGCCGGCGCTGGATTCGTTATCGGTGGCGTTGAGCCTGACTCATGATTTCGACCCGAGCAGCAGCACCATGACCTTTCGAATCGGCATGTCGGACGATGTCGAATTCGGTCTGTTGCCGCCGCTGCTACGGGCGTTGCGCCAGGAAGCGCCGAAGGTGGTGTTCGTGGTGCAGAACGTCGATTACTGGCGGATTCCTGACTTGCTGGCGTCCGGCGACATAACGGTCGGTGTCAGCCAGACGCGCGGTTTGCCGGCCAACGCCAAGCGCAAGTTGCTGCGGCACATCCATCCTTGTGTGTTGCGCGCCGATGCCTCCGATACGCCGTTGACCGTTGACGAATATTGCTCGCGCCCGCATGTGCTGGTGTCTCATATTGCCAACGTCAGTGGTTTCGCCGATGAGTGGCTTGCGCAGATCGGTCGGGCGCGTCAGGTGGTGCTCTCGGTGCCGCAGTACAGTTCATTGCCGGCGTTGTTGGCTGGGACTGATCTGATTGCCAGCTTGCCGGATTACACCGCCGAGGCGATGGCGGCATCGGGTCAGCTGTTCAAGGAACCATTTCCGTTCAAGACCCCGACCCTTGAGCTGTCGATGGTCTGGCTAAGCCACGTCGACAGCGATCCTGCCGAACGTTGGTTGCGTTCACGGCTTGAAGCGTTCATGGGGGAGCGCAATCTGTTGTCGCTGCCCCAGTGA
- the purC gene encoding phosphoribosylaminoimidazolesuccinocarboxamide synthase: MEKREELYRGKAKSVYKTDDADRLILLFRNDTSAFDGKRIEQLDRKGMVNNKFNAFIMQKLEAAGVPTQFDKLLGDNECLVKKLDMIPVECVVRNYAAGSLVKRLGVEEGLKLNPYTFELFLKDDAKGDPFINESHVVAFGWGTAEQLVRMKELSLKVNEVLSKLFDDAGLLLVDFKLEFGVFSDGSIVLGDEFSPDGCRLWDKDTKKKMDKDRFRQGLGDVIEAYEEVAKRLGVPL; this comes from the coding sequence ATGGAAAAACGTGAAGAACTCTACCGCGGCAAAGCCAAATCGGTTTACAAGACCGACGACGCTGACCGCTTGATCCTGCTGTTTCGCAACGACACCTCGGCGTTCGACGGCAAGCGCATCGAGCAGCTCGACCGCAAAGGCATGGTGAACAACAAGTTCAACGCCTTCATCATGCAGAAACTCGAAGCGGCCGGCGTACCGACCCAATTCGACAAACTGCTGGGCGACAACGAGTGCCTGGTGAAGAAGCTGGACATGATCCCGGTCGAGTGCGTCGTGCGTAACTACGCCGCCGGCAGCCTGGTCAAGCGTCTGGGTGTTGAAGAGGGCTTGAAGCTCAACCCTTACACCTTCGAACTGTTCCTGAAGGACGACGCCAAGGGCGATCCGTTCATCAACGAATCCCACGTCGTGGCGTTCGGTTGGGGCACCGCCGAGCAACTGGTTCGCATGAAAGAACTGTCGCTCAAGGTCAACGAAGTCCTGAGCAAACTGTTCGACGACGCCGGCCTGCTGCTGGTCGACTTCAAACTGGAATTCGGCGTATTCAGCGACGGCTCCATCGTCCTGGGCGACGAGTTCAGCCCTGACGGCTGCCGCCTGTGGGACAAGGACACCAAGAAGAAGATGGACAAAGACCGCTTCCGCCAAGGCCTCGGTGACGTCATCGAAGCCTACGAAGAAGTCGCCAAGCGTCTGGGCGTACCGCTTTAA
- a CDS encoding glycine cleavage system protein R, whose product MSTPTVREQFLVISALGANPMELTNVLCRASHENRCAVVTSRLTRHGECSALVLEISGSWDALARLEGSLPVLAKRHAFTVNVVRSAALENRPQALPYVAYVSSAYRSDIINELCQFFMDHNVELENLTCDTYQAPQTGGTMLNATFTVTLPAGVQISWLRDQFLDFADALNLDALIEPWRPQNPM is encoded by the coding sequence ATGTCCACCCCCACAGTTCGCGAACAATTCCTTGTCATCAGTGCCCTCGGCGCCAACCCCATGGAGCTGACTAACGTCCTGTGCCGCGCCAGCCATGAAAATCGCTGCGCCGTGGTTACTTCCCGCCTGACCCGTCATGGCGAGTGCAGTGCGCTGGTCCTCGAAATCTCCGGCAGCTGGGATGCCCTGGCGCGCCTGGAAGGCAGCCTGCCAGTGCTGGCCAAACGGCACGCGTTCACCGTCAACGTGGTGCGCAGCGCGGCGTTGGAGAACCGTCCCCAGGCTTTACCTTATGTCGCCTATGTGAGCTCGGCTTACCGCTCGGACATCATCAACGAGCTGTGCCAGTTCTTCATGGACCACAACGTCGAGCTGGAAAACCTGACCTGCGACACCTATCAGGCTCCGCAAACCGGCGGCACCATGCTCAACGCCACGTTTACCGTGACCTTGCCGGCCGGCGTGCAAATCAGCTGGTTGCGCGATCAGTTCCTGGATTTCGCCGATGCGCTGAACCTGGACGCCCTGATCGAGCCGTGGCGCCCACAGAACCCAATGTAA
- a CDS encoding peroxiredoxin produces MAVAIDQPVADFEAPATSGQTVSLASLKGKQVVIYFYPKDSTPGCTTQGQGFRDQLDAFKAANTEVFGVSRDSLKSHENFKAKQAFTFELISDKEEALCQLFDVIKLKKLYGKEYMGVDRSTFLIDKDGVLRQEWRGVKVPGHVDAVLAAAQALNKA; encoded by the coding sequence ATGGCCGTTGCTATCGACCAACCGGTTGCCGACTTCGAAGCACCCGCCACCAGCGGGCAGACCGTCAGCCTCGCGAGCCTCAAAGGCAAGCAAGTGGTGATCTACTTCTATCCGAAGGACAGCACGCCGGGTTGCACGACCCAGGGTCAGGGCTTTCGCGACCAATTGGACGCCTTTAAAGCGGCCAACACCGAAGTGTTCGGCGTTTCCCGCGATAGCCTGAAATCCCATGAAAACTTCAAGGCCAAGCAAGCGTTCACTTTCGAACTGATCAGCGACAAGGAAGAGGCGCTTTGCCAGCTGTTCGACGTGATCAAGCTGAAGAAACTTTACGGCAAGGAATACATGGGCGTGGATCGCAGCACGTTCCTGATCGACAAGGATGGCGTATTACGTCAGGAATGGCGTGGCGTGAAGGTGCCGGGGCATGTCGATGCGGTACTGGCCGCGGCTCAGGCGCTGAACAAGGCCTGA
- a CDS encoding 5-carboxymethyl-2-hydroxymuconate Delta-isomerase — protein sequence MPHLHLEYTANLPELNADVALMRLNNTLVASGQFGAEFDIKSRAVKVETFKVGTALAERAFVHVKLALLSGRSPQIKQQLSESLLAVVKDLCEWPTGVEVQLCVEILDIDRESYAKTAISA from the coding sequence ATGCCTCACCTGCACTTGGAATACACCGCAAACCTGCCGGAATTGAACGCCGATGTGGCGTTGATGCGGTTGAACAATACGCTGGTGGCTTCCGGTCAGTTCGGTGCCGAATTCGACATCAAGAGTCGCGCGGTGAAGGTCGAGACGTTCAAGGTTGGCACTGCATTGGCGGAGCGGGCCTTCGTCCATGTGAAGCTGGCGTTGTTGAGCGGTCGTTCGCCGCAGATCAAGCAGCAGTTGTCCGAAAGCCTGCTAGCGGTGGTGAAAGATCTGTGTGAATGGCCGACGGGCGTTGAAGTCCAGTTGTGCGTGGAGATCCTCGACATCGATCGCGAGTCTTACGCCAAGACCGCGATCAGCGCCTGA
- a CDS encoding MBL fold metallo-hydrolase, whose protein sequence is MRFAVLGSGSQGNGTLIASADTYVLVDCGFSLRETEKRLLRLGVNPAQLSAILVTHEHADHVRGVGLLSRRYNLPVYLSRGTLRGMRKPIEPAGFLAGGEQLQIGDLSISVIAVAHDAQEPTQYVFSDGERRFGLLTDLGSYCNKVLEGYRDLDALMIEANHCRDRLARGHYPYFLKQRVGGELGHLNNHQAAFLVSELGWKDLQHLVLAHLSSKNNLPQLARQCFVDTLGCDPDWLQLADQDSGLDWRHIA, encoded by the coding sequence ATGCGTTTTGCCGTTCTCGGCAGCGGTAGCCAAGGGAACGGCACGCTGATAGCCAGCGCTGATACGTATGTGCTGGTGGATTGTGGTTTCTCCCTGCGGGAAACCGAAAAACGCCTGCTGCGCCTGGGTGTGAACCCTGCGCAGTTGAGCGCGATACTCGTGACCCACGAACATGCCGACCACGTGCGTGGCGTGGGTTTGCTGTCTCGGCGCTACAATCTGCCTGTCTACCTCAGTCGCGGGACGTTGCGCGGGATGCGTAAACCCATCGAACCCGCAGGCTTCCTGGCGGGCGGTGAGCAGCTGCAGATCGGCGACTTGAGCATCAGTGTCATTGCCGTGGCCCATGATGCGCAGGAGCCGACGCAATACGTGTTCAGTGACGGTGAGCGGCGCTTCGGCCTGTTGACCGACCTGGGCTCGTACTGCAACAAGGTGCTGGAAGGCTATCGGGATCTCGATGCGTTGATGATCGAGGCCAATCATTGCCGTGACAGGCTGGCTCGCGGTCACTACCCGTACTTTCTCAAGCAGCGGGTGGGCGGCGAACTGGGACATTTGAACAACCACCAGGCGGCATTCCTGGTGTCCGAGTTGGGCTGGAAAGACCTGCAGCACCTGGTCCTGGCTCATCTGAGCAGCAAGAACAACCTGCCGCAGCTGGCCCGGCAATGTTTTGTCGACACCCTCGGGTGCGACCCGGACTGGCTGCAACTGGCCGATCAAGATTCAGGGCTCGACTGGCGACACATCGCCTAG
- a CDS encoding LysR family transcriptional regulator, whose product MLNSNVLRKLDMQDLMVFVAVFEQNSVTGVSETLCVSQSTVSYCLKKLRSSFEDELFINTRTGMRPTYKAGSMYPHVLKILESINLCHAGAPAFDPTAQPATFNICAPEYFEQLVLPRLLKNFAFAGLPVMVNVHKLETDIPAEALRDGSLDLVIGFGPNFHRSHGDFNSRTLLEDDLVCVFDKRATPREPRLSLQTFTERRHVFPTPWTSTTNMVDGWLAQQARHRQIVARANSYSAALKLITGTDFALTLPRRIQRLLANEAVFDHREAPNGLPGFTLDMQWSQSVDQDSANTWLREQVLKACAEPEI is encoded by the coding sequence ATGCTGAACAGTAACGTGCTAAGAAAGCTGGATATGCAGGACCTCATGGTGTTCGTCGCCGTGTTTGAGCAAAACAGCGTCACCGGAGTTTCCGAGACGCTGTGCGTCAGCCAGTCCACCGTAAGCTATTGCCTGAAAAAACTGCGCAGCAGCTTCGAGGATGAACTGTTCATCAACACTCGCACCGGCATGCGCCCCACGTACAAGGCCGGCAGCATGTATCCCCACGTGCTGAAGATCCTCGAAAGCATCAACCTGTGCCACGCCGGAGCCCCCGCGTTCGACCCGACCGCGCAACCGGCGACCTTCAACATTTGCGCACCGGAATACTTCGAGCAACTGGTCTTGCCGCGCCTGTTGAAGAACTTCGCTTTCGCTGGACTGCCGGTGATGGTCAATGTGCACAAGCTCGAAACTGACATCCCGGCTGAAGCACTACGTGATGGCAGCCTCGATCTGGTGATCGGTTTCGGCCCGAACTTTCATCGCAGCCATGGCGACTTCAATTCGCGGACGCTACTGGAGGATGATCTGGTCTGCGTCTTCGACAAACGCGCCACCCCGCGCGAGCCACGCTTGAGCCTGCAAACTTTTACCGAGCGCCGGCATGTGTTTCCGACGCCCTGGACATCCACCACCAACATGGTCGACGGCTGGTTGGCGCAACAAGCCCGACATCGGCAGATCGTTGCCCGAGCCAACAGCTACAGTGCGGCACTCAAATTGATCACCGGCACCGACTTCGCCCTCACCCTGCCCCGGCGTATCCAGCGATTGCTGGCCAATGAGGCCGTCTTCGATCACCGCGAAGCACCCAATGGCCTGCCGGGATTTACCCTCGACATGCAATGGAGCCAAAGCGTCGATCAGGACAGCGCCAATACCTGGTTGCGCGAACAAGTACTCAAGGCCTGCGCCGAGCCGGAAATCTGA
- the bamC gene encoding outer membrane protein assembly factor BamC codes for MKRMAGLSALALIISSTSGCGWIWGPEGYFRDRGSDYLEAQQTAPMQLPSDVTTAKRLDPLLPIPRNVADDTAKGEYVVPRPQPLSAAADASAYSLQKSGDTRSILAQNPPAEVWPVAVQFYQDNGFRLDEQRPQTGEFTTTWQRSDELSAAMAKRLSAAGVATDSETRVRVRIEPGVQRNTSEVYVVSAERPAGSTADVAFTNRSVNTGLDAALVDDMLASMSRISEKGGSVSMLASRDFDTPSRVSLSEDGSGNPVLNVGSDLDRAWSSVGRALEQGEWRVEDINRSLGLYYINLAEKAEKKDDKPGFFSSLFGSAPNKEEVEARAERYQVRLSKVGESVQVTVEKNINTVAPADVARKVLSVIQDNLG; via the coding sequence ATGAAGCGAATGGCCGGACTTTCCGCACTTGCCTTGATTATCTCCAGCACCAGTGGCTGCGGATGGATCTGGGGCCCGGAAGGTTATTTCCGTGACCGTGGTAGCGATTACCTGGAAGCGCAACAGACTGCACCGATGCAACTGCCTTCGGACGTCACCACCGCCAAGCGTCTGGATCCGCTGTTGCCGATCCCACGCAACGTGGCGGATGACACCGCCAAGGGTGAATACGTCGTTCCTCGTCCGCAGCCGTTGTCGGCCGCTGCCGATGCCAGCGCCTACTCCCTGCAGAAGAGCGGTGATACCCGCTCGATCCTGGCGCAGAACCCTCCGGCCGAAGTCTGGCCTGTGGCCGTGCAGTTCTACCAGGACAACGGTTTCCGCCTGGACGAACAGCGCCCGCAAACCGGCGAATTCACTACTACCTGGCAGCGTTCCGACGAACTGTCGGCAGCGATGGCCAAACGCCTCAGCGCGGCCGGCGTCGCAACCGACAGCGAAACCCGCGTGCGGGTACGCATCGAGCCGGGCGTGCAGCGCAACACCAGTGAAGTCTACGTGGTCAGCGCCGAGCGTCCTGCCGGCAGCACTGCCGATGTGGCCTTCACCAACCGTTCGGTCAACACCGGTCTCGACGCGGCGCTGGTCGACGACATGCTCGCGAGCATGAGCCGGATCTCCGAGAAGGGTGGTTCGGTCTCCATGCTGGCGTCTCGTGATTTCGATACCCCAAGTCGTGTCAGCTTGAGCGAAGACGGCAGCGGCAACCCTGTGCTGAACGTCGGTTCGGACCTGGATCGTGCCTGGTCGAGCGTCGGTCGTGCGCTGGAGCAGGGCGAATGGCGTGTTGAGGACATCAACCGCAGCCTGGGCCTGTACTACATCAACCTGGCTGAAAAAGCCGAGAAGAAAGACGACAAGCCAGGCTTCTTCAGCAGCCTGTTCGGCAGCGCGCCGAACAAGGAAGAAGTTGAAGCTCGCGCCGAACGCTATCAGGTTCGCCTGAGCAAGGTGGGCGAAAGCGTCCAGGTCACCGTCGAGAAGAACATCAACACCGTGGCGCCTGCTGACGTGGCGCGCAAAGTGTTGAGCGTGATTCAGGACAATCTGGGCTGA
- a CDS encoding AI-2E family transporter encodes MFKVLRDWIQRYFSDEEAVVLAVLLFLAFTAVLTLGGMLAPVLAGMVLAYLMQGLVLTLERLRVPGGVAVGLVFALFMGVLLVFIVVVVPLLWHQLITLFNELPGMLAKWQSLLLLLPERYPHLVSDEQVLQAIEVARGEIGKFGQWALTFSLSSLPLLVNIMIYLVLVPILVFFFLKDRAMIGQWVRGYLPRERALITRVAHEMNRQIANYIRGKVIEIFICGGVTYIAFVVLELNYAALLALLVGISVVVPYVGAVVVTVPVFLIALFQWGWSDQFIYLMAVYGIIQTLDGNVLVPLLFSEAVNLHPVAIICAVLLFGGLWGFWGVFFAIPLATLFKAVLDAWPRKEPVVAPLL; translated from the coding sequence ATGTTCAAAGTGTTACGCGACTGGATTCAGCGCTACTTCTCCGATGAAGAAGCCGTGGTTCTGGCAGTCCTGCTGTTTCTTGCGTTCACCGCCGTGCTCACGCTGGGCGGCATGCTGGCGCCGGTGCTGGCCGGGATGGTGCTGGCGTACCTGATGCAGGGCCTGGTGCTGACCCTCGAGCGTTTGCGGGTGCCGGGCGGGGTGGCGGTGGGTTTGGTCTTCGCGCTGTTCATGGGGGTGTTGCTGGTGTTCATCGTGGTCGTGGTGCCGTTGCTTTGGCATCAGTTGATCACCTTGTTCAACGAGTTGCCCGGCATGCTCGCCAAGTGGCAGTCGCTGTTGTTGCTGTTGCCGGAACGCTATCCACATCTGGTATCTGACGAACAGGTGCTGCAAGCCATCGAAGTTGCACGGGGCGAAATCGGCAAGTTCGGGCAATGGGCACTGACGTTCTCGCTGTCGAGTCTGCCGCTGTTGGTCAACATCATGATCTATCTGGTGCTGGTGCCGATCCTGGTGTTCTTCTTCCTCAAGGACCGGGCCATGATCGGCCAGTGGGTGCGCGGCTACCTGCCCCGTGAGCGAGCGCTGATCACCCGTGTCGCCCATGAAATGAACCGGCAGATTGCCAACTACATTCGCGGCAAGGTCATCGAGATTTTCATTTGCGGCGGCGTGACCTACATCGCGTTCGTCGTCCTGGAGCTGAACTACGCGGCGCTGCTGGCGTTGCTGGTGGGGATTTCGGTGGTGGTGCCCTACGTCGGCGCCGTGGTGGTGACGGTGCCGGTGTTTCTGATTGCGCTGTTCCAGTGGGGCTGGAGCGACCAGTTCATTTATTTGATGGCGGTTTACGGGATCATCCAGACACTGGATGGCAACGTGCTGGTGCCGTTGCTGTTCTCGGAGGCGGTCAATCTGCACCCAGTGGCGATCATCTGTGCGGTGCTGCTGTTTGGCGGTTTGTGGGGATTCTGGGGCGTGTTCTTTGCGATTCCCCTGGCGACGCTGTTCAAGGCTGTGCTTGATGCGTGGCCACGCAAAGAACCAGTGGTGGCGCCGCTGCTTTAA
- a CDS encoding DMT family transporter gives MKLSGFTVAHAGMLLWSLLIAVSFSAAAQVSQAIDPILLTGLRLLLCALVFLPLLLIKGDSAMTARGLLGHGVLGLLLAVYFGSLFEALRYTSAVNTGTMFTLVPLLTLGFEAVLIPDSQLKQRLVPMLMAATGAVLLVMKGATPGELPSLYALSVFGMGCLAMALYSPLSQRLKAKSFKGRGPVGMTFWNMLFGALFLLAFCGFSGGWRSAALLTVSDFYWLMYLALFSTLATFWLLHRAIGVIAPSSVISYIYLSTLFITLFHWLWWRQSPPPLEVLGALLVVAGMLALLMSSRRTLPATVQS, from the coding sequence ATGAAACTCAGCGGATTCACCGTCGCCCACGCGGGCATGTTGCTTTGGTCCTTGTTGATTGCTGTCTCGTTTTCCGCTGCGGCTCAGGTCAGCCAAGCCATCGATCCGATCCTGCTGACCGGTTTGCGCCTGCTGTTATGCGCTCTGGTGTTTTTACCGTTGCTGCTGATCAAAGGCGACAGCGCCATGACCGCCCGCGGACTGCTCGGCCACGGAGTACTTGGTTTGCTGCTGGCGGTGTATTTCGGTTCACTCTTCGAGGCGCTGCGCTACACCTCGGCGGTCAACACCGGGACGATGTTCACTCTGGTGCCATTGCTCACCCTGGGATTTGAAGCCGTGTTGATTCCCGACAGCCAACTGAAACAGCGGCTAGTACCGATGCTGATGGCTGCAACCGGTGCTGTGCTGCTGGTGATGAAAGGCGCCACCCCCGGCGAACTGCCATCGCTGTATGCGTTGTCCGTGTTCGGGATGGGTTGCCTGGCGATGGCGCTCTACTCACCCCTCAGTCAACGACTCAAGGCCAAAAGCTTCAAGGGCCGTGGCCCCGTGGGCATGACGTTCTGGAACATGCTGTTCGGCGCACTGTTTCTGTTGGCGTTCTGCGGTTTCAGTGGTGGCTGGCGCTCGGCGGCACTGCTGACGGTGAGTGATTTCTATTGGCTGATGTACCTGGCGCTGTTTTCCACACTGGCGACATTCTGGCTGCTGCATCGGGCGATTGGCGTGATTGCCCCGTCCTCGGTCATTTCCTACATCTACCTGAGCACGCTGTTTATCACGTTGTTTCACTGGCTTTGGTGGCGTCAATCACCACCGCCACTGGAAGTGCTAGGCGCACTCCTGGTCGTCGCCGGCATGCTGGCGTTGCTGATGTCCAGCCGACGCACACTGCCCGCGACGGTTCAGAGCTGA